The following coding sequences are from one Streptomyces sp. NBC_01485 window:
- a CDS encoding AAA family ATPase: MNAPAGTAMPPAVQLKTRKPTGIVPWPLLLIEGEEGAGKTYSAAQFSSSDRIGQMYWIDLDEGSADEYAAIEGANYLIIEHDGTYRDILEQVEAVHAEARRAAAAGEPPVVLTIDSGSALWRMLTNWTYERGRRTRKNRALLQEDPDAAFDIGRNLWNDATERWNRIIYLLRTLPGIAIVLARGKQVSATDDNGQPIQNKSEWKVSAQKDLGFDSSCWVRMKRNTDPQVIKVRSLRMRVERNKPLPLRDFTIEDLVFNKLGCSVESQPRIMPALVGDLVQPWLARIAGLTDKKLLEALWRAVPDPVNRLSHDEILTIRAAAEQRAAELDSPRREMGEGPLSDADKLRAAAQRKADEQDADAEQ, translated from the coding sequence GTGAATGCACCAGCGGGCACCGCGATGCCGCCCGCAGTCCAACTCAAAACACGCAAGCCGACAGGGATCGTCCCCTGGCCCCTCCTCCTCATCGAGGGCGAGGAGGGCGCGGGCAAGACCTACTCAGCCGCACAGTTCTCCAGCAGCGACCGCATCGGCCAGATGTACTGGATCGACCTCGACGAGGGATCGGCCGACGAGTACGCGGCCATCGAGGGCGCCAACTATCTGATCATCGAGCACGACGGCACCTACCGAGACATTCTCGAACAGGTTGAGGCCGTGCACGCCGAGGCCAGGCGCGCGGCGGCAGCCGGAGAGCCCCCGGTCGTCCTGACCATCGACTCGGGATCCGCCCTCTGGCGGATGCTCACCAACTGGACCTACGAACGCGGTCGCCGGACGCGCAAGAACCGCGCCCTGCTCCAGGAGGACCCGGACGCCGCGTTCGACATCGGCCGGAATCTGTGGAACGACGCCACGGAGCGGTGGAACAGGATCATCTACCTGCTGCGCACACTGCCCGGCATTGCCATCGTGCTGGCCCGCGGCAAGCAGGTCAGCGCCACGGACGACAACGGCCAGCCGATCCAGAACAAAAGCGAGTGGAAGGTCTCGGCTCAGAAAGACCTCGGCTTCGACTCGTCGTGCTGGGTGCGCATGAAGCGCAACACCGACCCGCAGGTCATCAAGGTCCGATCACTGCGGATGCGCGTCGAGCGGAACAAACCGCTGCCGCTGCGGGACTTCACCATCGAGGACCTGGTCTTCAACAAACTGGGCTGCTCCGTCGAGTCCCAGCCGCGCATCATGCCCGCGCTCGTCGGCGATCTCGTACAGCCCTGGCTCGCCCGCATCGCCGGCCTGACGGACAAGAAGCTCCTTGAGGCGCTGTGGCGGGCCGTCCCAGATCCGGTGAACCGCCTGAGCCACGACGAGATCCTCACCATCCGGGCCGCCGCCGAGCAGCGCGCCGCCGAACTCGACAGCCCCCGGCGGGAGATGGGGGAGGGCCCACTGTCCGACGCCGACAAGCTCCGTGCCGCCGCCCAGCGCAAGGCCGACGAGCAGGACGCGGACGCCGAGCAGTGA